A portion of the Streptomyces sp. NBC_01335 genome contains these proteins:
- a CDS encoding FtsW/RodA/SpoVE family cell cycle protein: protein MSVVTNTTTIGAIDAPSRRNTELMMMVFAIAISVFAYANVGLAIDGKLPSGMLGYGAGLVLLGGVAHLVVRKFAPYADPLLLPLATLLNGLGLVLIWRLDQSQRLIQRAKQMGFTYSPDAPKQLLYSAIGVAFFVAVLMVLKDHRVLQRYTYISMVVALVLLITPIFFPEVNGAKIWISLGPFSIQPGEFAKIFIAIFFSGYLMVKRDALALASRRFMGMYLPRGRDLGPILTIWALSILILVFETDLGTSLLFFGLFIVMLYVATERTSWIVFGLLMSAAGAVGVATFEPHVQQRVDAWLAPFSEKTMAQSDQIAQSLMSFGSGGTLGSGLGQGHSDLIMFAANADFILSTVGEELGLAGMMAVLLVYGLIVERGIRTALAARDPFGKLLAVGLSGAFAIQVFVVAGGVMGLIPLSGMTMPFLAYGGSSVLANWALIAILIRISDTARRPAPAPAPSPDAEMTQVVRP, encoded by the coding sequence ATGAGCGTTGTCACCAACACGACCACCATCGGCGCGATCGACGCACCGAGCCGCCGCAACACCGAACTGATGATGATGGTGTTCGCCATCGCCATCTCGGTGTTCGCGTACGCCAACGTCGGTCTCGCCATCGACGGCAAGCTGCCGTCCGGAATGCTCGGCTACGGCGCCGGGCTCGTCCTGCTCGGCGGCGTCGCCCACCTCGTGGTGCGCAAGTTCGCGCCGTACGCCGATCCGCTGCTGCTGCCGCTGGCCACCCTGCTCAACGGCCTGGGGCTGGTGCTGATCTGGCGCCTCGACCAGTCGCAGCGGCTGATCCAGCGCGCGAAGCAGATGGGGTTCACGTACAGCCCGGACGCGCCCAAGCAGCTGCTGTACTCGGCGATCGGCGTCGCCTTCTTCGTCGCCGTGCTGATGGTGCTCAAGGACCACCGGGTCCTCCAGCGCTACACGTACATCTCCATGGTCGTCGCGCTGGTCCTGCTGATCACGCCGATCTTCTTCCCCGAGGTCAACGGCGCGAAGATCTGGATCAGCCTGGGTCCGTTCTCGATCCAGCCCGGAGAATTCGCGAAGATCTTCATCGCGATCTTCTTCTCCGGCTATCTCATGGTGAAGCGCGACGCGCTGGCCTTGGCGAGCCGGCGCTTCATGGGGATGTACCTCCCCCGCGGCCGTGACCTCGGCCCGATCCTGACGATCTGGGCGCTGTCGATCCTGATCCTGGTCTTCGAGACCGACCTCGGTACCTCACTGCTGTTCTTCGGCCTCTTCATCGTCATGCTCTACGTGGCGACCGAGCGGACCAGCTGGATCGTCTTCGGTCTGCTGATGTCCGCGGCGGGCGCGGTCGGTGTCGCGACCTTCGAGCCACACGTCCAGCAGCGCGTGGACGCCTGGCTGGCCCCCTTCTCCGAGAAGACGATGGCGCAGAGCGACCAGATCGCCCAGTCGCTGATGTCGTTCGGCTCCGGCGGCACCCTCGGCTCCGGCCTCGGCCAGGGCCACTCGGACCTGATCATGTTCGCCGCCAACGCCGACTTCATCCTCTCCACCGTCGGCGAGGAGCTGGGCCTGGCCGGGATGATGGCCGTCCTGCTGGTCTACGGCCTGATCGTCGAGCGCGGCATCCGTACCGCGCTCGCCGCCCGCGACCCGTTCGGCAAGCTCCTCGCGGTCGGTCTCTCCGGCGCCTTCGCCATCCAGGTCTTCGTCGTCGCCGGCGGTGTGATGGGCCTCATCCCGCTCAGCGGCATGACGATGCCGTTCCTGGCGTACGGCGGTTCGTCCGTGCTCGCCAACTGGGCGCTGATCGCCATCCTCATCCGGATCAGCGACACCGCGCGCCGCCCGGCGCCCGCCCCCGCCCCTTCGCCCGACGCCGAGATGACTCAGGTGGTCCGTCCGTGA
- a CDS encoding DUF3662 and FHA domain-containing protein, with amino-acid sequence MGVMKRFEQRLEGLVNGTFAKVFKSEVQPVEIAGALQRECDNNATIWNRERTVVPNDFIVELSAPDYERLSPYSGQLGDELSGLVRDYAKQQRYTFMGPIKVHLEKAEDLDTGLYRVRSRTLASSTSQQDPAEPQGRPDQPYGGRPDPYGAQRQAPGRPAAPQGQQPPGGYGYPPPAAPPMPAAPPPAGGRGAGPASDRRRPPVPSGPLPETQVRRWIEINGTRHQISRPTLVLGRSTEADVRIDDPGVSRRHCEIRTGTPSTIQDLGSTNGIVVDGQHTTRATLRDGSRIVVGSTTIVYRQAEG; translated from the coding sequence ATGGGAGTCATGAAGCGTTTCGAGCAGCGTCTCGAAGGTCTGGTCAACGGCACCTTCGCCAAGGTCTTCAAGTCCGAGGTCCAGCCGGTCGAGATCGCGGGTGCGCTCCAGCGTGAGTGCGACAACAACGCGACGATCTGGAACCGCGAGCGGACCGTCGTCCCCAACGACTTCATCGTCGAACTGAGCGCTCCCGACTACGAGCGGCTCAGCCCGTACTCCGGACAGCTCGGCGACGAGCTGTCCGGACTCGTACGGGACTACGCGAAGCAGCAGCGCTACACCTTCATGGGGCCGATCAAGGTCCACCTGGAGAAGGCCGAGGACCTGGACACGGGCCTCTACCGCGTACGCAGCCGCACCCTCGCGTCCAGTACGTCGCAGCAGGACCCCGCCGAACCTCAGGGCAGGCCCGACCAGCCCTACGGCGGACGCCCCGACCCCTACGGCGCCCAGCGCCAGGCACCGGGCAGGCCCGCGGCCCCGCAGGGGCAGCAGCCCCCCGGCGGCTACGGCTACCCGCCCCCCGCAGCCCCTCCGATGCCCGCGGCCCCGCCGCCGGCGGGCGGACGCGGGGCGGGCCCCGCGAGCGACCGGCGCCGACCGCCCGTGCCCTCCGGCCCCCTGCCGGAGACACAGGTCAGGCGCTGGATCGAAATCAACGGCACCCGCCATCAGATCTCCCGCCCGACGCTGGTGCTGGGACGCAGCACCGAAGCCGACGTGCGGATCGACGACCCCGGCGTATCGCGCCGGCACTGTGAGATCCGGACCGGAACGCCCTCGACGATCCAGGATCTCGGGTCCACCAACGGCATCGTGGTGGACGGGCAGCACACCACCCGCGCTACGCTCCGCGACGGCTCGCGGATCGTCGTGGGCAGTACCACCATCGTTTACCGGCAAGCCGAAGGGTGA
- a CDS encoding DUF2252 domain-containing protein, with protein MSAIDVTAVSVVAAEPVVEVEPVSGAVATVAEVPVAGDPAPAAAAGVPGPRIPVVPGFARRTEESSRKAAGRALRERVERGAHASLVLPAGRPDAVRAVEESNKGRVAGLTPIRVGRMAATPFAFLRGAAGLMAHDLTGTPVTGVGAQLCGDAHAANFGLYGDARGNLVIDLNDFDETVFGPWEWDLKRLAASFVLAGRAAGADEDTCRKGAYDAVGAYRRTMRLLARLPALDAWNAIADEALVSHADARDLLGTLERVSEKARKNTSARFAARSTEESEEGGRRFVDARPVLRRVPDAEAAAVAAGLGGYLETLPEDRVPLLARHAIHDVAFRVVGTGSVGTRSYVVLLLDHRGEPLVLQVKEARPSALTPHLPAVGFDVPVVEHEGRRVVLGQKRMQVVSDHLLGWAEVEGRPYQVRQFRNRKGSVDPAALAPDEVDDYARMTGALLARAHAHSADPRLIAGYCGKNEELEEAVADFAVTYADRTEADHAELLRAIRSGRIAAELGV; from the coding sequence ATGAGTGCGATCGATGTGACGGCGGTCTCGGTTGTGGCGGCGGAGCCGGTGGTCGAGGTGGAGCCGGTGAGCGGGGCAGTGGCGACCGTGGCGGAGGTTCCGGTGGCCGGGGATCCGGCGCCGGCCGCGGCGGCCGGGGTGCCCGGGCCGCGCATTCCGGTCGTCCCGGGTTTCGCGCGGCGGACGGAGGAGTCGTCGCGCAAGGCCGCGGGCCGGGCGCTTCGGGAGCGGGTGGAGCGTGGCGCCCACGCGTCGCTGGTGCTTCCGGCGGGGCGGCCCGACGCGGTGCGGGCGGTCGAGGAGTCGAACAAGGGCCGGGTCGCCGGTCTGACCCCGATACGGGTGGGGCGGATGGCGGCCACCCCCTTCGCGTTCCTGCGCGGTGCGGCGGGACTGATGGCCCACGACCTCACGGGGACGCCCGTCACCGGGGTGGGCGCGCAGCTCTGTGGCGACGCGCACGCGGCCAACTTCGGTCTGTACGGCGATGCGCGCGGCAACCTCGTCATCGACCTCAACGACTTCGACGAGACGGTCTTCGGCCCCTGGGAGTGGGATCTCAAGCGGCTGGCCGCCTCCTTCGTGCTCGCGGGCCGGGCGGCCGGCGCCGACGAGGACACCTGCCGCAAGGGCGCGTACGACGCGGTGGGCGCGTACCGGCGGACCATGCGGCTGCTCGCCCGGCTGCCCGCGCTCGACGCCTGGAACGCCATCGCGGACGAGGCGCTCGTCTCGCACGCGGACGCGCGGGACCTCCTCGGGACGCTGGAGCGGGTATCGGAGAAGGCCCGGAAGAACACGAGCGCCCGGTTCGCGGCCCGGTCCACCGAGGAGTCGGAGGAAGGCGGGCGCCGGTTCGTGGACGCCCGGCCGGTGCTGCGCCGGGTCCCGGACGCGGAGGCGGCGGCGGTCGCGGCGGGTCTGGGCGGCTATCTGGAGACCCTCCCGGAGGACCGGGTGCCGCTGCTCGCCCGCCATGCCATCCACGACGTGGCGTTCCGGGTGGTCGGGACGGGCAGCGTGGGGACCCGTTCGTACGTGGTGCTGCTGCTGGACCACCGGGGGGAGCCGCTGGTGCTCCAGGTGAAGGAGGCCCGGCCGTCGGCGTTGACGCCCCATCTGCCGGCCGTCGGTTTCGACGTTCCGGTGGTGGAGCACGAGGGGCGCAGGGTGGTACTCGGGCAGAAGCGGATGCAGGTCGTCAGCGACCATCTGCTCGGCTGGGCCGAGGTCGAGGGCCGGCCCTACCAGGTGAGGCAGTTCCGGAACCGCAAGGGCAGCGTCGATCCGGCGGCACTCGCCCCGGACGAGGTGGACGACTACGCGCGGATGACCGGGGCGCTGCTCGCGCGGGCCCACGCGCACAGCGCCGATCCGCGCCTGATCGCCGGGTACTGCGGCAAGAACGAGGAGCTGGAGGAGGCGGTGGCGGACTTCGCCGTGACGTACGCGGACCGGACCGAGGCGGACCACGCCGAACTCCTCAGGGCGATCAGGTCCGGCCGCATAGCGGCCGAGCTGGGGGTCTGA
- a CDS encoding peptidoglycan D,D-transpeptidase FtsI family protein, with translation MNKPLRRIAIFCGVLILALLVRTNYLQYVRADELNSRDENRRVRIERYAHERGDIIVDGKAITGSVETDGSDFKYKRVWKDGPMWAPVTGYSSQAFDSTQLENLEDGILTGNDDQLFFNRTLSMFTGDQKKGGNVVTTLNGAAQKAAFEGLGDQKGAAVALDPETGAILALASTPSYDPSVFAGNSEKDSEARAKLLADKDQPMLNRALRETYPPGSTFKVVTAAAALENGLYDNIDDPTKSPLPWVLPGTTLPLKNEGNIPCENASLREALRWSCNSVFGKVSADLGNKKMIEEADKFGFNQEIFTPVRADKSVFPEDIPSQSAMAGIGQASNRATPLQMAMVASAIANDGKLMQPYMVASRQAPNTDTIDTAEPKEMSRPVSAENAQKIQQMMETVVEKGTGTTAKIDGVTVGGKTGTAENGLNNSKKPYAWFISYAKTDKGTPVAVAVVVADSKANRENISGGGLAAPIAKAIMKAVIDSK, from the coding sequence GTGAACAAGCCTCTGCGCCGGATCGCGATCTTCTGCGGGGTCCTCATCCTGGCCCTGCTGGTCCGTACGAACTACCTCCAGTACGTCCGCGCCGACGAGCTGAACTCGCGCGACGAGAACCGCCGCGTCCGGATCGAGCGGTACGCCCACGAGCGCGGCGACATCATCGTCGACGGCAAGGCCATCACCGGCTCCGTCGAGACGGACGGCAGCGACTTCAAGTACAAGCGGGTCTGGAAGGACGGGCCCATGTGGGCCCCCGTCACCGGGTACTCCTCGCAGGCCTTCGACTCCACGCAGCTGGAGAACCTTGAGGACGGCATCCTCACGGGCAACGACGACCAGCTCTTCTTCAACCGCACCCTGTCGATGTTCACCGGGGACCAGAAGAAGGGCGGCAACGTCGTCACCACGCTCAACGGCGCCGCGCAGAAGGCCGCCTTCGAGGGGCTCGGCGACCAGAAGGGCGCGGCCGTCGCGCTCGACCCGGAGACCGGCGCCATCCTGGCCCTGGCCAGCACGCCGTCCTACGACCCCTCGGTCTTCGCCGGCAACTCCGAGAAGGACTCCGAGGCCCGCGCGAAGCTCCTCGCGGACAAGGACCAGCCCATGCTCAACCGGGCCCTGCGCGAGACCTACCCGCCGGGTTCGACGTTCAAGGTCGTGACCGCCGCCGCCGCCCTGGAGAACGGTCTCTACGACAACATCGACGACCCGACCAAGTCCCCGCTCCCCTGGGTACTCCCCGGAACCACGCTCCCGCTCAAGAACGAGGGCAACATCCCCTGCGAGAACGCCTCGCTCCGTGAGGCGTTGCGCTGGTCCTGCAACAGCGTCTTCGGCAAGGTGAGCGCCGACCTCGGCAACAAGAAGATGATCGAGGAAGCCGACAAGTTCGGCTTCAACCAGGAGATCTTCACCCCGGTCCGCGCCGACAAGAGCGTCTTCCCCGAGGACATCCCGTCGCAGAGCGCCATGGCCGGCATCGGCCAGGCCTCCAACCGCGCCACCCCGCTCCAGATGGCCATGGTGGCCTCGGCCATCGCCAACGACGGCAAGCTCATGCAGCCGTACATGGTCGCCTCCCGGCAGGCGCCGAACACGGACACCATCGACACGGCCGAGCCGAAGGAGATGAGCCGGCCCGTCTCGGCGGAGAACGCCCAGAAGATCCAGCAGATGATGGAGACCGTCGTCGAGAAGGGCACGGGAACCACCGCCAAGATCGACGGCGTCACCGTCGGCGGCAAGACCGGCACCGCCGAGAACGGCCTGAACAACAGCAAGAAGCCGTACGCCTGGTTCATCTCGTACGCGAAGACCGACAAGGGCACCCCGGTCGCCGTCGCGGTCGTGGTCGCGGACAGCAAGGCCAACCGGGAGAACATCTCCGGTGGCGGTCTGGCCGCCCCGATCGCGAAGGCCATCATGAAGGCGGTCATCGACAGCAAGTAG
- a CDS encoding FHA domain-containing protein FhaB/FipA produces the protein MSELTLTVMRLGFLAVLWLFVIVAVQVIRSDLFGTRVTQRGSRRTGTETRPQQARQQAAAPPQQRQQPARQRRGAPTKLVVSEGSLTGTTVALQGQTITLGRAHDSTIVLDDDYASSRHARIYPDRDGQWIVEDLGSTNGTYLDRTRLTTPTPVPLGAPIRIGKTVIELRK, from the coding sequence ATGTCAGAGCTGACCCTGACGGTCATGCGGCTAGGTTTCCTAGCCGTTCTGTGGCTGTTCGTGATCGTGGCCGTACAGGTCATCCGCAGCGATCTGTTCGGAACGCGCGTCACCCAGCGCGGCTCACGCCGCACGGGCACCGAAACGCGTCCGCAGCAGGCCCGCCAACAGGCGGCAGCACCACCGCAGCAACGCCAGCAGCCGGCGCGTCAGCGCCGCGGCGCACCCACCAAACTGGTCGTCTCCGAAGGCTCCCTCACGGGCACCACGGTCGCGCTCCAGGGCCAGACCATCACGCTGGGCCGGGCCCACGATTCAACGATCGTGCTGGACGACGACTACGCGTCCAGTCGGCATGCCAGGATCTACCCCGACCGGGACGGCCAGTGGATCGTCGAGGATCTCGGGTCCACCAACGGCACGTATCTCGACCGGACCCGTCTCACCACCCCGACGCCTGTTCCGCTGGGTGCGCCGATCCGTATCGGCAAGACCGTCATCGAGCTGCGGAAGTAG
- a CDS encoding class E sortase, whose product MVTRTEHEARADEPAPPLAAEPVRRHVVAAAVSVFGELLITAGLVLGLFVVYSLWWTNVVADHEADKQSHAVRDGWKAATGPGALDMEGGIGFLHVPAMKNGEVLVRKGTDTSILNDGVAGYYTDPIAAALPSAARGNFTLAAHRDGHGAKFHNIDKVHTGDAIVFETQDTWYVYKVFKTLPETSKYNVDVLQQVPKEAGVTKPGRYITLTTCTPVYTSKYRYIVWGELQRTEKIDSDRTPPAELR is encoded by the coding sequence GTGGTAACGAGGACCGAGCACGAGGCGCGGGCCGACGAACCCGCTCCGCCCCTCGCGGCGGAGCCGGTCCGGCGCCATGTGGTCGCGGCGGCCGTCAGCGTCTTCGGTGAACTCCTCATCACCGCGGGGCTGGTGCTCGGTCTCTTCGTCGTGTACTCCCTGTGGTGGACGAACGTGGTCGCCGACCACGAGGCCGACAAGCAGAGCCACGCCGTCCGCGACGGCTGGAAGGCGGCCACCGGACCGGGAGCGCTGGACATGGAGGGCGGCATCGGCTTCCTGCACGTACCCGCCATGAAGAACGGTGAGGTGCTGGTCAGGAAGGGCACCGACACCTCCATCCTCAACGACGGCGTCGCCGGCTACTACACCGACCCGATCGCGGCCGCGCTGCCGTCCGCGGCCCGGGGGAACTTCACGCTCGCCGCGCACCGGGACGGCCACGGCGCGAAGTTCCACAACATCGACAAGGTGCACACCGGTGACGCGATCGTCTTCGAGACGCAGGACACCTGGTACGTCTACAAGGTGTTCAAGACGCTCCCGGAGACCTCGAAGTACAACGTCGACGTGCTCCAGCAGGTACCGAAGGAGGCCGGCGTCACCAAGCCCGGCCGCTACATCACCCTGACGACCTGCACGCCGGTCTACACCTCGAAGTACCGCTACATCGTCTGGGGCGAGCTGCAGCGCACGGAGAAGATCGACAGCGACCGTACGCCCCCGGCCGAGCTGCGCTGA
- a CDS encoding Stp1/IreP family PP2C-type Ser/Thr phosphatase has protein sequence MSLSLRFAAGSHKGMIREGNEDSGYAGPRLLAIADGMGGQAAGEVASSEVISTLVQLDDDVPGSDILTSLGTAVQRANDQLRVMVEEDPQLEGMGTTLTALLWTGQRLGLVHVGDSRAYLLRDGLLTQITQDHTWVQRLVDEGRITEEEATTHPQRSLLMRALGSGDHVEPDLSIREVRAGDRYLICSDGLSGVVSHQTMEETLASYQGPQETIQELIQLALRGGGPDNITCIVADVLDVDSNDTLAGHLNDTPVIVGAVAENQAQLSDGGAMQTPAGRAAGLGRSVPPPAGGFGPPGSGDAGYGDGPHGSFDSYTEDDFVKPGGRRWLKRSLYCVLALAIVGGGLYGGYRWTQTQFYVGAQNENVALFRGISQDLGWVSLSKVEKDHPEIELKYLPPYQRKQVEETIAEGNLSDARKKVDQLSTLASACKKDAQRRAAEKQAAESNAASADKTSEAGSDKETTKETKPTAATPTPGPSLSEEEQKLVPQCGKQ, from the coding sequence ATGAGTCTGTCCCTGCGTTTCGCCGCCGGATCGCACAAGGGCATGATCCGGGAGGGCAACGAGGACTCCGGCTACGCCGGTCCCCGCCTCCTCGCGATCGCCGACGGCATGGGCGGCCAGGCCGCCGGTGAGGTCGCCAGCTCCGAGGTGATCTCCACGCTCGTCCAGCTCGACGACGACGTCCCCGGTTCGGACATCCTCACGTCGCTCGGCACCGCCGTGCAGCGTGCCAACGACCAGCTCCGCGTCATGGTCGAGGAGGACCCCCAGCTGGAGGGCATGGGCACCACGCTCACCGCCCTGCTCTGGACGGGCCAGCGCCTCGGCCTGGTGCACGTCGGCGACTCCCGCGCGTACCTGCTGCGCGACGGACTCCTGACCCAGATCACCCAGGACCACACCTGGGTGCAGCGGCTGGTGGACGAGGGCCGGATCACCGAGGAGGAGGCCACCACCCACCCGCAGCGCTCCCTGCTGATGCGCGCCCTGGGCAGTGGCGACCACGTCGAACCCGACCTCTCCATCCGCGAGGTCCGGGCCGGCGACCGCTACCTCATCTGCTCCGACGGCCTCTCCGGCGTCGTCTCGCACCAGACGATGGAAGAGACGCTCGCCAGCTACCAGGGCCCCCAGGAGACCATCCAGGAGCTCATCCAGCTCGCCCTGCGCGGCGGTGGACCGGACAACATCACCTGCATCGTCGCCGACGTCCTGGACGTCGACAGCAACGACACCCTGGCCGGCCACCTCAACGACACCCCGGTGATCGTCGGCGCGGTGGCGGAGAACCAGGCGCAGCTCAGCGACGGCGGAGCCATGCAGACCCCGGCGGGACGCGCGGCCGGCCTCGGCCGCTCCGTGCCGCCTCCGGCCGGCGGTTTCGGCCCTCCCGGCAGCGGCGACGCCGGTTACGGCGACGGCCCGCACGGCTCCTTCGACTCGTACACCGAGGACGACTTCGTCAAGCCCGGCGGGCGCAGGTGGCTCAAGCGGTCGCTGTACTGCGTGCTCGCCCTGGCGATCGTCGGCGGCGGACTGTACGGCGGCTACCGCTGGACGCAGACGCAGTTCTACGTGGGTGCCCAGAACGAGAACGTCGCCCTGTTCCGCGGCATCAGCCAGGACCTCGGCTGGGTCTCGCTCTCGAAGGTCGAGAAGGACCACCCGGAGATCGAACTCAAGTACCTGCCGCCGTACCAGCGCAAGCAGGTCGAGGAGACGATCGCCGAGGGCAACCTCAGCGACGCCCGCAAGAAGGTCGACCAGCTGTCGACCCTGGCCAGCGCCTGCAAGAAGGACGCTCAGCGCCGAGCGGCCGAGAAGCAGGCCGCGGAGAGCAACGCCGCTTCCGCCGACAAGACCTCCGAAGCGGGCTCCGACAAGGAGACCACCAAGGAGACGAAGCCGACCGCAGCGACCCCCACTCCCGGCCCCAGCCTCTCGGAGGAAGAGCAGAAGCTGGTCCCGCAGTGCGGTAAGCAGTAA
- the pknB gene encoding Stk1 family PASTA domain-containing Ser/Thr kinase — translation MEEPRRLGGRYELGSVLGRGGMAEVYLAHDTRLGRTVAVKTLRADLARDPSFQARFRREAQSAASLNHPAIVAVYDTGEDYVDGVSIPYIVMEYVDGSTLRELLHSGRRLLPERTLEMTVGILQALEYSHRAQIVHRDIKPANVMLTRTGQVKVMDFGIARAMGDSGMTMTQTAAVIGTAQYLSPEQAKGEQVDARSDLYSTGCLLYELLAVRPPFIGDSPVAVAYQHVREEPQPPSNFDPEITPEMDAIVLKALTKDPDYRYQSADEMRADIEACLDGRPVAAAAAMGAAGYGGYGGYDGGYGGDQPTTALRAADNAGGPQTSMMPPLNPDDGGYGYDDRPGRRRQNQKKSNTSTILLVLGGVLVLIGAILIGRYVFTDTKATGSVAVPNMVGSTVTEAQRLADNSELVLKVGDEKPCEDQEKGKICDQDPSNGELQKHDTVTVHVSSGAPKVEVPDVTEKSEDNARKALEDKGFTVKVETEESDATPDTVTKQSPEGGSEAEKESEVTITVAKEKLISMPDVSTSGRTFEQAQSQLNGLGFTNVSQAETDSQSPAGTVVEQSPAASTEQAKDVQIVLKVSKGPPQPEQVAVPEIRNQTLAAAKAVLAQSGLQLGSVDGSSDDNAMVFNADPGPGQMVDKGSAVNVKTLGGGGNGPGGNGLFG, via the coding sequence ATGGAAGAGCCGCGTCGCCTCGGCGGCCGGTACGAGCTGGGCTCGGTGCTCGGCCGTGGTGGCATGGCCGAGGTCTACCTCGCGCACGACACCCGGCTCGGCCGCACCGTAGCCGTGAAGACGCTCCGGGCCGATCTGGCCCGCGATCCGTCCTTCCAGGCCCGGTTCCGCCGAGAGGCCCAGTCCGCGGCCTCGCTCAATCACCCCGCGATCGTCGCTGTCTACGACACCGGCGAGGACTACGTGGACGGGGTCTCGATCCCGTACATCGTGATGGAGTACGTGGACGGCTCCACGCTCCGGGAACTCCTGCACTCGGGCCGCAGACTGCTGCCCGAGCGCACCCTGGAGATGACCGTCGGCATCCTCCAGGCGCTGGAGTACTCGCACCGCGCCCAGATCGTGCACCGCGACATCAAGCCGGCCAACGTCATGCTGACGCGCACCGGCCAGGTCAAGGTCATGGACTTCGGCATCGCCCGTGCGATGGGTGACTCCGGCATGACGATGACGCAGACCGCCGCGGTCATCGGCACCGCCCAGTACCTCTCCCCGGAGCAGGCCAAGGGCGAGCAGGTCGACGCCCGCTCCGACCTGTACTCCACCGGCTGCCTGCTGTACGAACTGCTCGCGGTGCGACCGCCCTTCATCGGGGACTCGCCCGTCGCGGTGGCCTACCAGCACGTCCGCGAGGAACCGCAGCCGCCGAGCAACTTCGACCCCGAGATCACGCCCGAGATGGACGCGATCGTGCTGAAGGCGCTCACCAAGGACCCCGACTACCGCTACCAGTCCGCCGACGAGATGCGCGCCGACATCGAGGCCTGCCTCGACGGCCGCCCCGTCGCGGCGGCCGCCGCCATGGGCGCCGCGGGATACGGGGGCTACGGCGGTTACGACGGCGGCTACGGCGGCGACCAGCCCACCACCGCCCTGCGCGCCGCGGACAACGCCGGCGGCCCGCAGACGTCGATGATGCCGCCGCTCAACCCCGACGACGGCGGCTACGGCTACGACGACCGCCCCGGCAGGCGGCGCCAGAACCAGAAGAAGAGCAACACCTCGACGATCCTCCTCGTCCTGGGCGGCGTCCTCGTCCTGATCGGCGCCATCCTGATCGGCCGATACGTCTTCACCGACACCAAGGCCACCGGCTCGGTCGCAGTACCGAACATGGTCGGATCGACGGTCACGGAGGCCCAACGGCTCGCGGACAACTCCGAACTGGTCCTCAAGGTCGGCGACGAGAAGCCGTGCGAGGACCAGGAGAAGGGCAAGATCTGCGACCAGGACCCCTCCAACGGTGAACTGCAGAAGCACGACACCGTCACGGTCCACGTCTCCTCCGGTGCGCCCAAGGTCGAGGTCCCGGACGTCACGGAGAAGTCCGAGGACAACGCCCGCAAGGCCCTCGAGGACAAGGGATTCACCGTCAAGGTGGAGACCGAGGAGTCCGACGCGACGCCGGACACGGTCACCAAGCAGAGCCCCGAGGGCGGCTCCGAGGCCGAGAAGGAGTCCGAGGTGACGATCACCGTCGCCAAGGAGAAGCTCATCTCCATGCCGGACGTCTCGACGTCGGGCCGTACGTTCGAGCAGGCCCAGAGCCAGCTGAACGGTCTCGGGTTCACCAACGTCTCGCAGGCGGAGACCGACTCCCAGTCCCCGGCGGGCACCGTGGTCGAGCAGTCCCCGGCGGCCAGCACCGAGCAGGCCAAGGACGTCCAGATCGTGCTGAAGGTCTCCAAGGGACCGCCGCAGCCCGAGCAGGTGGCCGTCCCCGAGATCAGGAACCAGACGCTGGCGGCCGCCAAGGCCGTGCTCGCCCAGAGCGGCCTGCAGCTCGGCAGCGTCGACGGCTCGTCCGACGACAACGCCATGGTCTTCAACGCCGATCCGGGCCCCGGGCAGATGGTCGACAAGGGCAGCGCGGTCAACGTGAAGACGCTGGGCGGCGGCGGCAACGGGCCCGGCGGAAACGGCCTCTTCGGCTGA